Part of the Melopsittacus undulatus isolate bMelUnd1 chromosome Z, bMelUnd1.mat.Z, whole genome shotgun sequence genome is shown below.
AGGAATGCTTAAAAACACTACCCTTCTGGAAAATCTGTGAAACCTTTGCACATTTTTCCTTGAAAAGCTGTCTAGTGAGATGCCACCACATCTCAAAATGGGAGTTAGAGCAGTGTAGACTGCCCACCTATTGCTACAATTTTCATCTTGTTACTGCGTCCTTCTTTACTGATATAATAAAAGCTTCTTTGCTATTCTAAAGCTGCATTCCTCACACACGTTTTCACCTGCTGTTTCACGACGCTTTGCAAATCagtttattattactttttcctTCAACTCTGGCAATGGTGCTTAGTACGTCAAATAAGCAACGGAGCACTTCTTGGCCATTTTGTACATTCTCTTAACTTGCAAGCAGAAGTCATTGTCACTGTCAATGCCTTGGTGGAAGCTGAGAGAGTTGCACTGCCACGCATCTGCGGGAGAAATTATCCCATTGtgtgtgattttgttttcccaCCTGTAGAACAGGGtaaatgtttcttctcttctgtaaaatgttttgaatgcTTCGGATGAAAGAGTTAAGCAAGAACAATCATTGATAATAAAACATTCTGGGTGTTAGCTTGCAGTAAACAAAACTTGTTACCAGCTAACTGGCAGTTTAGTGacagagaatgaaaacagaGTAGTGAGGAGATGAGCTTCTCTCTGAATTTTGAAGCAAATCCAGAAAGGTTGAGGGCAACCTGCATGCTGTCACCTTCCTTTGTCTAAATTACACCTAACCCAAGTGCTCTTTCTTGGTGCTCCTAGTGGATCAGAAACAGCTCACTGCAGAGTGAGCTGGAAGACTAGGTCCTGTTTGCTGCAGGTATGCTAGCCTGCGGCTCCATATAAAGCTATAGTGTAATAACTATTTCTGTCCACAGTGCTGCATCCCACCTCTAACATAGAACGCTTGGCCTTTAGAAGCAGGAGGTAGGAAAAGGGACACCGTAGTTTTGTCTGTTTGGCAATTAACCATTCactggctttttttgttgtaaCATGCACTTCctctcttgttttcatttaagcTTTGTGCACCATGGAAATTAATGTGGAGAAAGACAAACAGACAGGAGAGACCAAGATTGTCTCTGCTTCACCTATTGGCCCAGATGAGGCCCATCAAAGAGGATTCAAAGTCTATGATGATGGTACCAAGGTAGTGTATGAGGTTCACTCTGGTGGCACAGTGGTAGAAAATGGAGTGCATAAATTAAGCTCAAAGGACGTAGATGAACTTATGCAAAAAGCTGGACAATCAAGTGTAAAAGGAGGGTATGAAATAATGACTGTATCAGACAGAAATGCGGTAGCCGATGGAAGCCTTAGCCATATGAAGGAGCAAATGCTCTTCAAGGAGGCAAAGCTGGAAATGATACACAAACCCAGCAAAGGGCACGCTGTGAACCCTCAGACCCAAGACAAGCCCTGTGGTGGTGAAGCCCCAGAGGCCAGCACAGACCAGCCAGTGACAATGATATTTATGGGCTACCAGAACATTGATGATGAAGAGGAGACAAAGAAAGTGTTGGGCTATGATGAGACCATCAAGGCAGAGCTAGTTCTGATTGATGAAGATGACGAGAAGTCATTGCGGGAGAAGACAGTGACAGACATCTCCACCATGGATGGGAATGCTGCTGAGCTGGTCTCTGGCAGGCCCCTGTCGGACACGACAGAGCCCTCCTCTCCTGAGGGTAAGGAAGAGAGCCTGCCTTTGGAAGCTGCCCCAGgtacacaaaagaaaaagcgCTGTCAATGCTGTATTATCATGTGAACTCCTTCCCTGCTCCGGGGAGCTCCTGCTCCGTCACTTACCTAGACCTCACTGTACTTCTAACTGCAATACTGTGAACTGGAAGTGAATGCCTCCATTGCCTTGCAGTtgtgttgctttgctttctagTTCTTCAGGAAGAGGAGCACATGGTTATTTTTTCACCAGACTtactgtttggggtttgggagggttgggaacagttgcttctttttttattgttgggtttttttccccttaatatTGCAGAGTGAGAGATTAATGGAAAATGGagcaaatgttttcatatttatttgatttttatatatattatatatataatggaaacactttttacattttttgttgGATATCTGGCATACTTGGTCAGATTCCTAGGATTCTGTGGGACTCTGAGATTCACAGCAGCCAGATATAGgagccttaaaaaaaatactgcttctcttttttaagaaaaatcacatttaaacattattttatagatcctattttttatttcttggggGAAGGCTTAGATCATTTTACTGGTTTACTTTGCTAAAACTCAGAGTGGTCTTTCCCAAAAAGTTtgcatagttttttttttatagtaacTTTCCAATTTATTTTGCCATATCAGAAAAACCCATCAGCCATTTCTGCTTATTGGTAATACCAAAAGTGGACCTTAATTATTCTTTCAAGAAAACATATGAATGATGATTTTGCCTTACATAGATCTTCCAGATTACAGTATTGTATGTGTACTTTATCTCCCCAAATTACAGTTGAAATTAACTtgacatgaaaaaaatgcagctgtcACACTAACTGAAATGGAGTCACTGATCTAATTACTTGCCTTTCAGTAACTCTGCCAATGTTTATACATGAAGTTTTCCTGCTGAACTCCAGTAGATGAGAGATACTGCTTTATGTTTCCTTAGAATATAAATGAACTTCTCTCACAGTCTGACCCTGTTCCCACTAGATTCAGTTCTGAGATTCTCAGCACTGGAATGGGGGCAGGGCCAGAGTTTTATTCTCTCATTCTTAGGGAAGTGTAACTTCTCATAGAACGTCCCTCCAGTGCATCTACACAATGAGAGGTGGTGGGTGTGATCCTGCCCTACTTTCTCTGGTAAAACTCCTGTGGAGGCCCACTGGAGTTTTGTTGGAGCAGCTGTTTCTGGGGATACTACAGCTGCAAGGCTAACACTTTCAAACACCACTGGTGGTTTTGGATGCTTCATTTTCCCATGTGTGATGCTTCAAAGAGGCCTGATTTccaaaaaaatctttctttacCTGTCCTCTGAAAATAAGGCCTGTTAAAAACAGCTCAAGGTGTAAGTGTAAAATGGCAAAGGCATCCAAAATCAGTagatgtttctttgtttcttggtCCTTTGATTCTTCTAACTACAATGAAAAAGCAGACAGCTTTTTAACACAGATATTATGATCCTGATTCTTGTCTCACACTGCTTTTGCTTAAGTGTAGCCCCATTCACTTTGGTGGAGTTAGTCTGGATTTCTAACTACAGAAGTGAGACTAAAAATCAGGATTTGCATTTTCTGATAGTGTTAAAAAGTACCAAATATCATTTTGAAGTGTCTTTGAAACTAACAGACTTCAAAAATCaataacagcaacagaaaataaaaaagaataaaaaaaagggaaaaatgacaaaaaaacctcttttcaGTCTGAGGTGTTTCCTATGATATCTCTGTTCATTCTTGGATGGTGCTTTTACTGCATTAATTGTTAGTTCAGAGCATCCGATTAAATAGAGTTCTTGCTCTgtactcttttctttctgtgccagTAAAAAAGACACTTGTTCATGGCGTTGGTAACATGAGGCACactaaaaacatacaaaaacaTGCAAAGGCAGTTCCTGTGTTAGATTACTCAGCTGTCGGTGTGGAGCTGGTCAGTGTAACTTCTTACCACTGCCCAGGTGACagtcatggaaaagaaaatcaagcagATAGTAGGAAAAGACAGCCACATCTATATGACACCTGCAGAAATTTTGCTGGCCTCCATATTGCTGCAGTGGCCAGATTTAACAGACTTCTGCACActcccccccacctcctccagAGGCTTTGGGATGGGAGAAGGACCAAATTCACCCAAAGAAGCTCTGCATATCATCCCTTGACTCAAGCTTAGGTGATTCGGTTTTATCAAAGAGGTAAATGGCCGCAGAGTTCCTCATTGTGACAATAGCTCTGGTGGCTGTTTGTTGGAAACTAGCAACctgtgttttgggtttattCAGTTGGATTGTGAGGGGtgggttttagtttttttcccagaaatctCAACATTTCTTAAAATGAGACCCTAAATTTTCAACAGGACTAGCAAGGCTGTCCCCAGGCACATTTAGGACCCTAAAGCACTGCAACACAAAGGGTGAAGCTCTCTCCGTCTTGCCCCAATCCCATGAGTGCTGTAGGAGCTAGGCATGCTTTGCAATAGTTCTCTCACTCTGGGGCCTGTTCATCTCATCAGTAATGCTCAAAACAAATACTTCAGCCATCTCCTCCTGGCCTGGCCAGTCATCTCATTGATTACCACCCTTTCCCCTCCAGGTGTGATGCCACCCTGGCCTCCCAGTGTCTACCTGGCCCAATACTTTTtgccctgctgcttctctcccatATGCACATTTTTCCCCCAAAGCCTTCTGCTTGGAAAATTCGGGGTGTCATCTCTACCCTAACCCGCTCTGTCCATGCATTTCTTCAGCCATGTGCTCCCTTGTCAGATGACTTTCTGGTTCAGCACTGACTCAGCATTTTGGGGATGACTCCCTCAGTGGCCAGCTTTGGGAGATGCTTGCTGAGGCTGGGAGCAGAACGTCTCTGAGACCACTGCACCATCTGAGGCACATTGTGGCAGGGAGATGGTGGCATGCAAGAGTCTAGAAGTGGCCCTTTAGTGGTTAGAAGTAGAGCACAAGCCTTAAACTTTAATACTGTCAAATACCTACTTCTCAGTACTTGTAGCTAACTTTGAGTGCCTAGGAAGgccagggtttttttgtgtattcATATGAACTCCATGGTTAATGGGCCCTGATAGATCCAGAAAAGCTAACAGTTTGTCTGCAGAGTTTTGTCTTTACCAGTCAAAGGCAGTTCCATGTCTGAGgtcagaaaaaacacaaaacagaaacaaatcagTCTGAACTTAGAGGACTTTAGCTGCACCAGCTGAAGCATGCTTACTTCAATCATCCTCCTCCACAAGGACAGCAGCTGTGCTTTGACATCAGCTTGTCCTTTCTAGCCATTAGCCTACAGCCAAATTATGGGGAATTCAGATGTGTTAGCCTAGGCTGATGAATGTAAACTGGTTTTCCAGGGCTGCTTTGAGCTCCAAGGGGTTGGTTTTCCCTTTGCCCTCAGATAGGAAGCTGCCAGTGGAAATTCATGCACAATCAGGCACGAAGGAAGAGGTCTGCTCTACAGTCAAGCAGAGAGAGATTTTTGTAAGGAACATTAagggaggggtttttttgtgtcattttaagCAAATCCCCTGTCTGTTTTACTTATACCATCACATGTACACTCTTAATTTCATCATTAGGGAATACAAAAAATAGTAGAGTCAGAAACTCGTTCAGTGATAGCATTTTGCCACAAAAAAACTGCTCGCCTTAacttttttaagaaaaacaaaaaaaaacctctctttTCACTCTATCTTTTCCTAGACTGCGAAAAAGTAACCTATGaaacttttttatatttaatattttctaagtTTCTATGAACCCACTTTCCATGTTGTCCCTCAGTTGCATTCAGGAACTATTTCTTTTGCAAACCACTGCAATTTACATccattccttcttttctttttttttcctaacagaagaaaaatacaaatcaaaaaCCACAACATTATAATTAGTGGCTAGGCAATCTCTTTCAATTACAAGAATAtcaatacagaaagaaaagaattacagggttgttttcttattttaatttcctgtggCTGATGTACTGTATGGTATATGTTTACAGAACTCCTCTGTTCTGCCTTTGTGATGTTACCTAAATGAATGACAAAGTAGGTATAATGTGCCATTCTACAGTTTGCCTTAGCACTCTTGAgttcccttcttctttttctatctttcctttccttatttttttttccaaaaagtgCAGGCTGTATTCCAAAGCTGTATAAACACAACATTATCTTACAATCCCCAGCAAAAGAAGTGTGTGCAAGCCCTTCTCCGTGAAGCATACTTCTACCAGTGCAATAGAAGACTTCagcaaataaatacacatacacCAAATTCTGCTGTGTGTAGACCTATTTCAGTCAACAGGACTACCCACAGTAAGAATGGGTGTAGATGTCTGCAAGATCAGGGCATGAATGATTAACACAGTGTGTGGTTTGGCTGTTGTTTGTGTACCTGTGCCTATTTTATGCACTGCTGAGTTTGCCCAGGGTGGTGTAAACCTAGAGGCTAATTCTGAGTATTGTtgcttctgctgaaaaaaaacaaaatggtgCTTAGCACCTGGTAGGATCAGGTCCCGAGTCAGCACTGCTACCACAGCATGAGCAAATCTTAAGTGGAACTTCCCAAACAGTTAGTATATTAGTCCCCTGCCACTGCACCTAAGTTCACTACTGATTCTTCATGCTTAAAATTATAGAAGTATAATAAATTAGAGCAGAAAGATAGCATATAGAGTtgctagagaaataaaaagtgttATATCCTTTGATGTAGCTCAACATCCAAATTACATACTTGGAAAGTATGCGGGGATATAATAGAAAATGTAGTATTTtacatttgtgtatttttttaaggaataaatatttttgtaatgagATACAAACCCTAAACAGGGATTCAGTTTCTGAGTATCATCCTTCCCATGACATTGAACCTTTGAACTTTTTCATGCATTTATGACAATGCCCGGCTTCTTGGGATCTTTTGTAGACCTAACAATAGTTTTCTCCAGGAAGTAGGATCACAACACTTATTAAAGAGTAAAGTTATAAAAGTAGAATACAATATACCTGCTGTGAACAccactaaataaataaatgtatttcacagGAAGAGTTGGACCTATGCTTTCTATAGCTAAACAAATTTCTTTATCTAGAAGGGCAACATGGTAGGCAATAGTAGAGAGGTAAGGCTAAATAGAACTAtaagtttttccattttgtcATACTTTATCCAACATTAGATTTCAAAATGCAAGAGATGGGGCCACTGGAAAGAATAGAATTAAATCATTTAGACAAAGTAGAGTATTTTCCCACAGGCTGACACGtggattctttattttttccgAATTCAGTCAGAATCAACCAGTTCTCTCTGTCTGTTAGAAAGTTTAGGATTTGCTTCAGATTATGTTTCATTAGCCTTCTGGGCAGCAAGAGTAAACTTGAGTTCTGAGCTTAACCAGGGGTTGCAGGCTATGACAATATCCAACAAAAACGTGGACTGTAATTTTTGTATGTAAAAGAGTAAGATGTatgaaaaagctgaatttacttagtttAGAATATAAATGGATTGTCATCCAGTCCAAAGAGAATATAAATCTAACTTGTAATATAAACTTATAATAATAACTTAACTTGTAAATAGTGACAAAGGTGCATGAAGTTCTTAAAAATGTCCcacttgtatttaaaattaaaccattATAAAACtgagcttttttccttctgggtTCAAAGAGTCTTATAAAATCTATAGCTTTTTTCCTGTGGTGGTTTCACCCAGGCTGTTCAGTGGATTAAGAATAGGCCATTTGTCTTAAGGGCAAACTTGTGAAGAATTCTGAGCCTCTCCCTTCAGTTTGCCAAAGCTTCTCTTATTTTGAGGGGCTTTGCTGGTTCCCTGTTGCAAAGCTTCCCTGCAATTTTTTCTCAAATTATTCTCAAATGAGGATTatggggtttgttttaaaaattaatctatcCCAGagatttagaaaagaaaaaaacaaagaattttaattaaattttcagTACGAGGTAAGTAGCTCAAGTCCACCCATTTGGGTATATTTGTACAGTTTTAACTTGCATTAGTATGCTAGAGATTCATACTGGAATTTAGACCTTGCATATCTTTTGAGTAGGTCTGTAAGACGTAAAGACTTGCCTGTGAGCATAAAATAAGGCACCCAAACATCACTTCTTAAGTTAATGGGATGACCCAGACAAATGAAATCGAAGCACATGCACAAAAGCCTATAGGGTCTGGTCTTTAAAACAATATGCTACAAGCAAGGCTCATGCTGCTTTATCTGTGTCTCCTCATTCCTTTAATTAGATAGATTTTTAAATGGTGTTGTGAAACTAGTGCACTTTTCTGCAGAGGCAGATTTAGAGCATGGTCTCCTTGCTGACTGTGCTTGAAAGTAGACAACACCGTCCAGGAGCTCAAAAACCCCAGTGCCTGAAGAAGGTGAGGGTGAATTTCATACCCCAGCACAAATATAGCATAAAAAAGGCAGTGTTAAATTTTAAttccaatttttttcctctgcacacCTCTATTCCAGACTCTCCCTCTCCCCTGACTGTGTACTTGCTCTTATTCTGGACACTATTGCTCAGCTGctcctttttccctcctttctccaCTTCCCTTTTTGTGGTCTTTTATGACCAAAGATAGTGAGAGATAAGAAAAGAGATTACAGTTAAACCTCACCTCAGGCCTGTTGGTGTGAGTCCCaggtaaaaagaaattacagcatCCTGTCCTTGGCATTTGGACATTTTTCTACACTTACCTAGATTCCTAGGGCAGGTTTCATACTAGAGGAGTATTCTCCCTATCTACTCCCTATCAATCCCATGGGTTGCCCAACAGTGGGTTCTACTAAAATCTCACTATTTAGGTATATCTGCTGTCTCTCTTTCCATTCCTGTGGGAATACACTAAGCTCCCCTAGACCATATGAGCTAGATATGCCCCAGTGCATAAAATACCATCATTCACAGAAGCCACTTACAGGAGCAGAAGACAAGCCACCCCCACTGATTGTCAGGTTTCAGGAAAAAGATGTGAACTTCCCCACAGACCAATCCAGCATGCAAAGGCATTCTCAGTAAAGTCAGCTGCCAAAATGCTACTGGTACTCCTCCAAGACAATGTGCTGGTCAGAGAGAGGTAAACTccaaaataaagacagttttgTCCAGCTGTATAAATTCCCAATTGGACGCAAAACTTAAATTCCACTAATCTGAAGCATTTGCTTCAAGTGTGAAGCGCTGTTCTGGTTAGGGATGGCCTTGAGAATATGTTAATAACCCAGTGTCTGTGATTAAGGTATTTTACTGATGATGGGCTCAAGTTTTGTCACTGTTATTTTGTGAGTATGGATGGAGGCACTGCTTACGGGTAGATACAGGAGATGAATCCATTTGGAaggtttttgcttttccagtggCCACAGAATCTGAGTGCAGTAAAGGTAGCCAAGAAAGAGCAGGTCAggacaaaggcaaagaaaacatttctaaagGTTTCCTGTCACTCCCAACTACTTTCAGTCCATAGAcaaataatgactttttttagGGGTTCAAGAAAATGTTGtgtaaaatgcagcttttatgGTGAATGTGGGTTGTGGTTGAGGTTTTAAGCTTTAGTCTCCCACTTTCTTTGTGAGCTAATGTAAATAAGATCCCATTTTGTTGGGGTAAAACTGCTGTGCTAACACTGGGTTAGAATTGCTGGGGATAGCTGCTGTACTTTGTAACCTGAAGTGTACTTTTTTGActgttatgtttttttcttcagattaaaaaaatgaatacaaaaaaaacccacaaaaataaaaaaccaagaACACTGCCAGCAACAGCCATGCTGTAACTATGgcttctctctttttgtttttctctgtacaGTATTACTAGTAAATAAATCTGCCTTTTCACTGCGCCTACTTCTGTGTCTTTTTACTGTGTTTCTCTCTAACTACCACTCTTCAAGATGCTCTGTGATCTCAAGGATGTACAGCACCAAGCTGCCTCTATCAATAAGAGAATTAAAGTACTAACTCCACagcagggttggttttttttcctttcctccactgctgtgtcctgctgctctgactTGTTTTTACTAGATGCTTCAACACATATTAACTTTTGTACCTGTTACTGTCTCATCactcttccatttccttctcctgtgaTACTTTGCCAAGCATATTGCAGACCCGGTTGCTCCAGAAGCACATGGCATCTTCTCATATTTGTGGGAGATAAAGGATTGGCTTTGGTTAGCAAGGCTGTATGTCCTGAGTCAGCTTATTTCCTAACTGAGGAAAGTATTCCATACGGCATACAAAATTCCCCAGAAATAATTGCTAAAGAATTTAAAGACTTCTAGAAGGCACAGTGGGCTGCTTTCTTCCAGGGTTTATCACAGGCAGTGCACTCTGTTTTTCAAGACTGGAAGAAGCCTGCCATAgtctgtaaggaaaaaagaaaaaactcttGTGTAGTTTTCTCCCAAGATGTTCCATTTACATGAGCTTAGAACAGTGCTAGGATGCGTAATGCAGGCAAGCATCATAAACCTCCTTctcagaaatttaaaaattcatCTTAAACTCAGCCATTTAAGAAACTCACCACAAATCAAGCATTGCTGCGTAAGTACCCTCTCTCTTCTCGTTTCACCCAGTAGCCATACAGATAAATGTAtctggacacacacacatgtcTCAGCCTTTGCAATATGATACTTTTTAGTGtcacagaagggaaaatggcCAAGTGCGTATAAAACTTTGCTGCTTCATAGTGCAGTCCTACAGTTTAGCAGTAGGTGGGACTTCAAGTTGGGGTGTTTTACTACCGTGTGTGAGTGACAGAAAGTTAGTTTTACCTGTCCTAGAAGACTCTGTGAATGATTGGAGAATTGTATGTTTCTGAAACCAAAGGA
Proteins encoded:
- the LOC101875239 gene encoding paralemmin-2 encodes the protein MAEAELHKERLQAIAEKRKRQTEIEGKRQQLEDQILQLQHFKSKALREKWLLQGIPAGSAEEEEARRKQSEEDELKVKKLEENIYRLEQEIQKLESEESQISAKEQIILEKLKETEKSFDNLQKSFSHQDGDAVNYIYSQIPELPTLYSRTAEPVPGWDTASRVAALCTMEINVEKDKQTGETKIVSASPIGPDEAHQRGFKVYDDGTKVVYEVHSGGTVVENGVHKLSSKDVDELMQKAGQSSVKGGYEIMTVSDRNAVADGSLSHMKEQMLFKEAKLEMIHKPSKGHAVNPQTQDKPCGGEAPEASTDQPVTMIFMGYQNIDDEEETKKVLGYDETIKAELVLIDEDDEKSLREKTVTDISTMDGNAAELVSGRPLSDTTEPSSPEGKEESLPLEAAPGTQKKKRCQCCIIM